The sequence below is a genomic window from Eleginops maclovinus isolate JMC-PN-2008 ecotype Puerto Natales chromosome 20, JC_Emac_rtc_rv5, whole genome shotgun sequence.
CTTAAAATTATTAAATGCAGTAGCTATacttaattataaaaaaaggaacttaCCAAGtctaacattttgaaaaattgGTTGTAGTTCCTCCCAAAGTATCtcagttttttaaagttgagTACTTCCAAATCATGGTGATGCCTCCCCAACTCCCTCAGGTTTGTAATAGATGTGTTCCCTTCCAGAGATATATAGGAATATATGCAAAAGCAGGAACAAAATTGTACATTTCCCAAAGAAACAGACCTACACGCGGTGGTAAAGGACCCCAGGGAGAGCTGACTCTGACGGAGAAGTGATGTGCTGTGCGTCCACTGAGACAGCACAGCTGGCTGAGCAcaaggagggggaggagccAGCATTTGGTAATTCTTCAATTCACATCTTTCATGACAACATGACTCTATCAAACTGCCAACTGCTGACATTAACCatgtcttacacacacacactctttcatcTGTCAGTATGTGGCAGTGACTGTCACATACTGTCCACTGTGCCTGTCTTTATATGTGGCCCTCCCTATTCTCTCTGCTGAGagacaccaccacacacacacacacacacacacacacacacacacacacacacacacacacacacacacacacacacacacacacacacacacacacacacacacacacacacacacacacacacacacacacacacacacacacacacacacacacacacacacacacacacacacacacacacacacacacacacacacacacacacacacacacacacacttttgtattactttaaacagtgtttttaaaatcctgttaatcatatattttttaaatctttattacTTAATATTTGTACTTTGGAAAGTTGATCAATGCTTACAGAAAAGCATGAAACCAGGCTCAGCGCCGACATCTGTTGGTTGCTGTTAATGTAAAATCCCCATGAGAGCATGCTGTACTTTGCTGTGCTGACTTAAGAAAGGGTTAAAGTTAAGATAACAGAAGGACATCAGTTCTGAATTTTTATTGGCCCTTAAGTAGGCAAgcacaacacacagagaagtgATATAATAGATGGTGTGGAAGCAGAAAGATTATTTATCACTTACAGCATATTTTGCAACCGCAAAAAAACTATTCTAGAAACACAGTATCACTTGGTGAATTTCACAGTTTATCATGAACTACAGGGTCGAAATAGCACCCCTATTATTTGAAAGATGTTCAAAACAGCTACTTTCAAAACAGCTGACTGACAGTTATAAATATTTGACAAAGACCGAGTTCATTATTTAGACACTGCCACTTACTACCgcaaataaaataagaacacTTGGTTGTTTTTCCCACAATGACACATATAACATGTGACAGTGCTGCAGGGTTAGCAGATTAAATGTTATACATTGAACATGAGAGACAACAGTAGCTGCAAAAATGGAAGAATTCTAAAAAGTATTAGAAAAAAATCTAACTAATTCAAATCAAGCACTAATAACATAATGAATAAACTACAGGTGCATTACAAAAGTAATCATGTCAGACTTATCTGCAAGACATGAAATACGGGTGACCAACACATTAAGGCAGACTCAAAACGTTATAAGTGAGATTCGCTTGTCATCGTTCCATTTTCAGACAGATATGCATCATCATGGCAAAAGCTTGGATCAATAAAAGATTTGTTTTCAGCTTTACCTATACCCAGTCTCTTCTTTAATAGTTTGTCTTCGTTGTTCAACTTTGTGCGGATTGCCGTTTTTATTTGGCTGCTATCCACACCAAACTTCAGTGCCACATGTTCTGGAAGAAGAAGCATGATAACAAGAAGTTAAGTCTCCTTTTGGAAGGATCAGATTTGAAAATAATGTGTGCTTGAAAAAGTAGATAAAAACAATTTGTTTCAATAACTTACCAATTATACCTCGCAAGATCTCAGGTGGGAGTTGAGGTTTATGGCTATCTTCTCCACTCATGGTGTTCCTCCGGCCCTGCAGAGAGTGTGTGCCCAATGTTTCTCTGTCAAAAAGTATCATCAGCAGAGCTGACGTGTACTTTTTGTAGTCTCCAATCTCTGCGATGCGCTCATAGAGAGTTTTTGGTACTCGAAGAGTCTCCGAGAGATACAGGAAGTTGACATCATCCTGAAGGAAAattgaaatcaaaatgttaGCGGAAATGTTGGCTGAATCTGTTATCATCGCTCTATAAAATTATCCAATACTTTTAACCTGAGCTAAGATCAATCAACATTTTCGAACAGAATGCTTTCTAAATTTCTCACAGCATACTACTAGGGACAAATTATTGTGATGATACACTAATATGCAAATGAATGCATTGTGTCACCTGCTGACTTTTGGGAGCTAGTGCTAGCATTGCTGCATATTTTTACcacatcttttgttttttggcGAACCAAACGGCATGATTGTAGCGTTGTTATTCTAAAAGATTATATTGTGCAATCAACAACAGTTACACTGTGTGAACTAAGCAATCTTCTTTAAATGGTGATATTAGAAGACATGGAGTATGAGCACTGACCTCTGGGATGATATTATGATCCTCTCCCATCTCCGCCTCGGGCTCTCCCAGGAAAGAAGTAGTTTCATCTTGAGAGTGGTGGGATCCTGCTGCTACCTCGCCTCCTTGGAGAACGTGATCCAGAGTGACTCGCAGTTCATGAGCCGTGTGCCTCATCTGCATCATGAGCGTGTTCATCTCTGCAAAAGGTGTCAGACCACTTTAGAAAAGCTGAAACAAAGTAAGTTTGTTCATGGAGTAATTAGCTTTAGCTGGGGggtttatttacagtattggCTCAAGGATTTAGGATTTTAGCAGCAGTCAAAAACTTCTGACATGCCAACAGCCAAACTTGTTAAAGTATGTATGAAAcctcaaacaaatacacattttattttgtatttaactgATCATATTTTATCCCTATATTGTGGTTTGAATGCCttctatgtttatttaaaatatatatattattgaataGCACTTCTGAACAGTTCTGAATTTGTTATAATTGTTTCCtaaaacaaatgatacaaaTCAGTACCAAAAGAAAATAGTAATTTAATTGGATGATATGCCCTTTttaacactaacacacatataCATTCTAACACATTTCCATGTTATTACTGGAAACTCAATTCTTAAAAATATGCTTGCCTGTAAACGGATATGACATTTTTGCAGGATCTGCTGTGCACTAACTAAAAGACTCTATAGGTTACATTAACAATTCATCAGAACTAGAAAATGTAACGATGACATTAGCAACATTTTGTTCGAAATTAAATAGTTCTTTATAGGAGCCTTCTTtgaaattaaactaaaatgaCAGACTTCAAAACCAAAGCATTATGTGTAAATGAACTATTCTTTTTCTCAGAATCAACCATTATGAATGTATTAATAGTAATCCTTTTCAACCCACCTTTGAGCTCCCTCAGCTCTCTCTCGGCCAGAATTCTACATCGACGTTCATATTTTAGTTGTGCCTGCAGTTGCTCTATTTTCATGAGGAGGCTGATGGTGTCTGTTCTGATGCCTGCGCTTGCAATATTTTCTTCATCGAATTCAATGTTTTCAGGCTgccaaatgagaaaaaacaaaagaaaaaatttAATAACTCCAAGTGTAGTTAGGCAAACAACAGTTGTTTCATGCACGATTTCATAACAAATACCACATCTCACCTCGTTGTTGGGAAAAGGAGAGTAGCTGGACTCCTCGGTCAACCTGTACTTATCCTCTACTGTTTCACAGTCAAACCCCAGAGCATCAGGGCCGATTTTTATCATCTTTGCTGGGGGTTGTGTGGGAGTCGCTCCTGCTTCTCTTTTGGGTGGCATGAGGATAACAATAAATATCTGGGGAGACAAAAGATTTCATTAGTTCACACATCAAGTATGGCAAGGTATTTTTGCCCACGTTGCAATCAAACTTTGAATTAAACTTTTCAAGTCGTTGTTTGTCTCTTTAGTCATTCGAGACAGAAGGAAAAGTTAGTTCACATtgcacccccctcctcctccagcttccTCAACCCCTCCTACTAGCTTCTTCCAGATTGCCTCCAGCTGGAGCCACTGAGTGATAAAAACTGTCTTTCAAAAATACATGATCAAATACATGTTATAATCAATGTTACACTGTTCAGAGGAGGCTCACCTGACCGTAGAGCAATACTTCACGGAAAACTGTAACCACTCACTGAGGACAGATAGCAGCGAAGTAAAGGCAAATACTGCGTAGTAGAGGAAGTAGTAGTACTACTGCAGTACTGCTGTACATGGATCCTGATACACATACGATTATTATATTCATCTGCGGCACTAAATGTGTCCAGTTAAATAACAGTGAAATACTGCtcctgtatttatattttactgtataTGGTACAGGTGTGTATACGATTGCTGTCaagagaaatatatatttttgcaattATGTGCGGAACAAAGATGCGTAAACTTATTCCCCGAGGGAAGTATTTTACTCCAGTACAGTTTCCTGCTCAACGAAAATCCTAAATCGACCAATAGAAATCCAGAGTTTGAACGAAAGGCGGGGTGTTTAGGAGGAACTGTGAAGACCGGCCAATCAGCAGCAGTCTTCAAACTTGACGTCAGTTTCCTGGTTTGGTTGCACTGCACTGTACCCATGTGGGTTTGGTGTTGACGTGCTGCATTAGAAAGTTGAGGAGCTAACTATCTACATTGATCAATTACTTTGTTGCGTTTCACCATGTCTTCGCCTTTCTTTATAAAGGCAAAAGAAAACCCCAAATttgcaaaaaaagggaaaacggCAACAGGGCTAAAACGAAAGGTAAATTCGCCGGACTTAGCTAGTAAGCTAAATCCCAGTACCGTTAGCTTACCACAGGTTGACACATGTGTTTTCACTATTATAACCTGCTGTTTCTACCCAGTCACGAATGCAACTCTGTGTTTTCGTGTTGTGCTGCAGGGTGATGGAGACTcaggaggaaagggaaaactaagAGGCAAGAAACCTAACTCCAAACACAACGAAGAAATTTCCAGCGACTCCGAAACAGAGAGGTAATTTTCTGATGCGTTTGTTTGGGGTTATGGAGATGACCAGTAGATAGATCAACATTTGAAGCAAATCACTAATCCAggtgttttgcttttgtttcttgtTGCTCAGCCCTGTAGTGCCCAGGAAGAGACAGATTATTGAAAAGGAGGATTATGATGAAACACCACAGGAGAAGAAACTTAGATTAGCCAAACTTTACCTAAACCAGCTAAAGGAAGAAGGTATACTTGTACTATCCATACAGTATAACTTAGAGGTCTGACATTACTTCTATACTTTCATATAATAATTGTGTGACCTTACTTTAACAGAGGATGacaaagcagaagaagactCCTTTGAGACTGATCTGGTTGCTGGAAGACTTCAGGATGAAGTGGTAAGAGTATCCTCTGTGTTAAAGCACACCGTAGACAAGCATGTCATTTCCACTGGGGACATGACCCCCTTTTTTCATAATCCCGTTTCTGTCTGTTCACAAGCCCTTGTACTTTGACAGCACAGTTTATTCACATTGTAGTTTACATTTGGTCACTTAATCTCCTGACTATTATAAAACCCTAAGCACTTTCTTTCCCACATTTAGTGATTTCCACTATTGACACATGCACTACATTCAGAAAGACTTCCATGCTTTTACCTGCAAAGTTACGACCATAGTATATGACTAGGTCTTGAGTTAGGAAACTAGTTGTACAGATTTCACTGAATATTGATTTCTGCTCCAATCCACACATGAGCCCATGCAGGAAATGTTCCTGAACATTTAAGAGATAGACTGCATGTGGAACTAAACGGCTACCATAATCTACAGGAGAACATCTATGTTCtacaaaatgttgaaatgtttaaCTGGGTTGATTTATTCATTATTGTTTCCTCCAATTGGCTTTATATTGAATTTCCGCTTCGTTTGCACTTCTCAGACTGAATGTAGACTGATTCCTCAGTTCGGCAGACACGTGTCATGATTGATAAAAGTAATGGCAATAGTGATGAAGATAATAAAGCTTTCTGAAACACTAATGAAGCACATTTCACAGAATGCAGTCTATAGTTTAAAAGCCACAAATCCAGTTAAAGCTGAATCTGAGTATCAGGTGTTTGTTTCCCCCATTTCTCCTCCCCTAACTTATGGAGGATCAATTGCCATATGTTATTTAACTTGTGATGTGATTTTCCCCTCAGCTTgaacaaaaaggaaagcttCAGCGACTTATTGCCAAAGATGTAAGTATGGCAACTTTCATCACGTCAATATCCACACCATGTTTAACACTGTAAAGGAAGTCTGTTATATATacaaactgacattgatttccAATCTTTCTTTTAGCTCATGCCACCCGATGCTTCAGAGATCCGAGTGTTGAGAGGACACAAACTTCCCATTACCTGTCTTGTCATTAGCTCTGATGACAAGTGCATCTTTTCTGCTGCCAAAGACTGCTCCATTATTAAATGTTAGTCAACGTCCATATCCTTAAATCTATTCGTTTTGATACTTCAAAAAATTATGCACGGAAATTGGGGAAAGAGTGAATTTGGATATAAATGAAAGGAGCCTTGTGGTGGAGGCTTATGGTTTGATTTTGCAGTGTTAATGTAATGCTTTCTTATGTCTTCAGGGGATATTGAGAGTGGAAAGAAACTGCACACGATACCTGGTGGAAGGAAAGGTACAGAGGACCGTCATGTTGGACATACAGCCCATATCCTGTGTATGGCCATATCATCAGATGGGAAATACTTGGTGTGTAGTACTCGCAGTAAATCCTTCCAATTTACCAGCAGTTTGACAAAGTGTGCCATCATATTGTAAACCTATTTCTCCACATCTTTTAGGCCACTGGAGACATGAACAAACTGATTATGATCTGGGAagcaaaaacatgtaaacatctATACAAATTCACCGGACACAAAGGCCCTGTGTCGGTATgtactccctccctcctccctctttctctgttgcATGgaatcatctttttttatttgacttggtatgtactgtattaaatgtatattgaaGCTCTGAGGTCCTGtaaataatatcaaatgtattttccttcTCAGGGTCTTTCGTTCAGGAAGGGAACTCATGATCTGTACAGCGCCTCTCACGATCGCTCGGTAAAGGTGTGGAATGTGGACGAGAATGCATATGTGGAGACTCTGTGAGTAACTAATCAGCAAAGGTTTAATTTCCTATCAACACTTGCGTTTGGCTTGAAAGTGTGAATGTAACTGTGATTTTGACTTCCTATAGCTTTGGGCATCAGGACGCCATCACAGGCCTGGACTGCCTGAGCCGTGAGTGCTGTGTGACGGCAGGAGGAAGGGACCGCTCGGTGAGGGTGTGGAAGATAGCCGAGGAATCTCAGCTGGTGTTCCACGGACACGAGTGAGTCCGTTTGTCTTTGCCAATCAAAATGAAGTTTTAAACGTGAAATGGTATTAAGTACAAAAATAGGTTTCAAGAAtatgaaaaagtgaaatataatgtgttgaGGATATATTGTGACTCCTCTTTAACTCGTTTAATGTCCACTAGATTTTATAAATAATCCTCCATCTTTTGGATTACACAATtacttcagattattttttccaaattcatGGCAGAATAGATTTAGTTAGAGAAGTGGAGatcatatattttaatattcatatacATCCAACACATTCCATGTATGCAACAGATGAACACCATCAATGTTAACTAAATCTCATTCCGTCTTCCTACAGGGGATCCATTGATTGTATCCAGCTCATAAACGAGGAGCACATGGTATCAGGAGCCGACGACGGGTAAGGCGGTTGCAGCTATGTTGTCGTGTACCGTTCTGTTCCTTGATGTAACCGTGTTAACAGATTTATTCATGTTTCTCTTCCGTGTGCTTTCATTTAATTGTCTGCACGGcctcagctctgtgtgtctgtggagtGTCAACAAGAAGAAGCCTCTCAGCACAGTGAAGCAGGCTCACGGTCGCCATGGTGACGCGGGGATGGAGCAGCCTCATTGGGTCGCTTCGGTGGCGGCGCTTCAGAACTCGGATACCGTCGCCTCAGGTGCCTCCAGCTGTGAGAGTCCTCCTTACCAGCTTTTTATTTCCACACATATATACCCACTCAATTGTTTGCAGGATCGTTATTTAATGAAACAATTAAACAGTTTTTCTTATTAATTCAATTCTATTTAAATATAGACTTAATGTCCTACACGCTTATTGTTATATGCTAATATCTGTATCTTTAGCTGCTCTTAGGATGTTCTGCTGTGTATTAACGCAATATTCTCTGTGCAGGCTCACACAACTCCAAGGTGCAGCTGTGGAAGTGTGGCCAGAATTACCGTAAACTGGAGCCTCTATTCAGTGTACCAGTGGTAagctccttttcttttttaaaagcgtCACATTTAGATGAGTGTTTTCTGccaattattatcatttttcttaCTGCATTCCTGGCAGCCACACCATCTGTCTCAAAATATCTGATTGTGTCTCTTCCTTTCTGTCCCAGTGTGGTTTTGTCAACAGTCTGAAGTTTTCCAGCTCTGGTCAGTTCTTGGTGGCAGGAGTCGGACAGGAGCACAGGTAACTGAACTAATGATCATGTAACCATAGAAACCGTAGGTAGGGCTCCTATAAACATACTAAATGTCAGTGTGGGTTTATGTTCGGGGAAGCAAatgtccactagatggcagtgtTAATCCATCTCTCAGCCTCTGTCGGGGGAACCCGCTTTACTTTTCTTGGCTGTTTTCCCCCAATGCATCCTCAGTAGTTTCAAATGTTCTTGACAGACAGGATCTTAACTTCACATGTCATTATTTGAATGTacagaacattattttaaagtgggAAATGTAACAGTGGATTTCTAGTAATCATGCCGATAatcaatcataaaaaaacacagacaaatacttggattttaatgacattttcagAACCTTTGTCTAAAGTTAATAAAGCCCTCTGAATACAGTCAGGGCCTACTGTCTGATCTTACCCTGAAGGCTAATGTGACTCCAGTCAGAGTGTTGTGTTCGCTTTCTTCACAAAGGTTTGAGGCACAACTGTAGTTTGTGGGTGGATCAGTGTTTCACATAGTTGTAATTGCATAACA
It includes:
- the LOC134882777 gene encoding uncharacterized protein LOC134882777; translated protein: MPPKREAGATPTQPPAKMIKIGPDALGFDCETVEDKYRLTEESSYSPFPNNEPENIEFDEENIASAGIRTDTISLLMKIEQLQAQLKYERRCRILAERELRELKEMNTLMMQMRHTAHELRVTLDHVLQGGEVAAGSHHSQDETTSFLGEPEAEMGEDHNIIPEDDVNFLYLSETLRVPKTLYERIAEIGDYKKYTSALLMILFDRETLGTHSLQGRRNTMSGEDSHKPQLPPEILRGIIEHVALKFGVDSSQIKTAIRTKLNNEDKLLKKRLGIGKAENKSFIDPSFCHDDAYLSENGTMTSESHL
- the rrp9 gene encoding U3 small nucleolar RNA-interacting protein 2 isoform X1 is translated as MSSPFFIKAKENPKFAKKGKTATGLKRKGDGDSGGKGKLRGKKPNSKHNEEISSDSETESPVVPRKRQIIEKEDYDETPQEKKLRLAKLYLNQLKEEEDDKAEEDSFETDLVAGRLQDEVLEQKGKLQRLIAKDLMPPDASEIRVLRGHKLPITCLVISSDDKCIFSAAKDCSIIKWDIESGKKLHTIPGGRKGTEDRHVGHTAHILCMAISSDGKYLATGDMNKLIMIWEAKTCKHLYKFTGHKGPVSGLSFRKGTHDLYSASHDRSVKVWNVDENAYVETLFGHQDAITGLDCLSRECCVTAGGRDRSVRVWKIAEESQLVFHGHEGSIDCIQLINEEHMVSGADDGSVCLWSVNKKKPLSTVKQAHGRHGDAGMEQPHWVASVAALQNSDTVASGASSCSHNSKVQLWKCGQNYRKLEPLFSVPVCGFVNSLKFSSSGQFLVAGVGQEHRLGRWWRLKEAKNGIYIIPLKRKPPIPEEVKIAE
- the rrp9 gene encoding U3 small nucleolar RNA-interacting protein 2 isoform X2, with protein sequence MSSPFFIKAKENPKFAKKGKTATGLKRKGDGDSGGKGKLRGKKPNSKHNEEISSDSETESPVVPRKRQIIEKEDYDETPQEKKLRLAKLYLNQLKEEEDDKAEEDSFETDLVAGRLQDEVLEQKGKLQRLIAKDLMPPDASEIRVLRGHKLPITCLVISSDDKCIFSAAKDCSIIKWDIESGKKLHTIPGGRKGTEDRHVGHTAHILCMAISSDGKYLATGDMNKLIMIWEAKTCKHLYKFTGHKGPVSGLSFRKGTHDLYSASHDRSVKVWNVDENAYVETLFGHQDAITGLDCLSRECCVTAGGRDRSVRVWKIAEESQLVFHGHEGSIDCIQLINEEHMVSGADDGSVCLWSVNKKKPLSTVKQAHGRHGDAGMEQPHWVASVAALQNSDTVASGSHNSKVQLWKCGQNYRKLEPLFSVPVCGFVNSLKFSSSGQFLVAGVGQEHRLGRWWRLKEAKNGIYIIPLKRKPPIPEEVKIAE